From Posidoniimonas polymericola, the proteins below share one genomic window:
- a CDS encoding pyridoxine 5'-phosphate synthase, which translates to MVLLGVNIDHVATVREARKTNEPDPVWAATLAELGGADGITLHLREDRRHIQERDLRIMLQTVAAPVNLELACTQDVLDIAVDCRPQQATLVPEKREEVTTEGGLDVVGSKDRIVDASQQLRDAGIRVSLFVDPDPAQIEASIKSGAEAIELHTGAYAHAAGSALGDKELEILHKAASDITSAGLLLHAGHGLTYRNVQPVAAIPQMRELNIGHSIISRSIMIGLQQAVSDMKRLVREAAK; encoded by the coding sequence ATGGTGCTTCTCGGCGTAAACATCGACCACGTCGCCACGGTGCGCGAGGCCCGCAAGACCAACGAGCCCGACCCGGTCTGGGCCGCAACTTTGGCCGAGCTCGGTGGCGCCGACGGCATCACACTGCACCTGCGGGAGGACCGCCGCCACATCCAGGAGCGTGACCTCCGCATCATGCTGCAGACGGTCGCGGCGCCGGTGAACCTCGAGCTCGCATGCACCCAAGACGTGCTCGACATCGCGGTCGATTGCCGACCCCAACAGGCGACGCTGGTGCCCGAAAAACGCGAGGAAGTGACCACCGAGGGCGGTCTGGACGTGGTGGGCAGCAAGGACCGCATCGTCGACGCCTCGCAGCAGCTGCGGGACGCCGGCATCCGTGTCAGCCTGTTCGTCGATCCCGACCCGGCCCAGATTGAGGCCTCGATCAAGTCCGGGGCCGAGGCGATCGAGCTGCACACCGGCGCCTACGCGCACGCGGCCGGCTCGGCGCTGGGGGACAAAGAGCTCGAGATCTTGCATAAAGCCGCGTCCGACATCACCTCCGCTGGGCTGCTGCTGCACGCGGGGCATGGCCTCACCTACCGCAACGTCCAGCCCGTGGCGGCGATCCCACAGATGCGGGAGCTCAACATCGGCCACAGCATTATCTCCCGCTCGATCATGATCGGCCTGCAGCAGGCAGTCAGCGACATGAAGCGGCTGGTCCGCGAAGCGGCCAAGTAG
- the dapA gene encoding 4-hydroxy-tetrahydrodipicolinate synthase — MATKGKDFAGLSVALVTPFKQGEVDYDTFGAQIEFQIEAGTTCLVPVGTTGESPTLSHDEHDRVIDFVVQKAAGRIKVMPGVGSNSTAEALRLTKSAEKAGADAALQVAPYYNKPTQEGFYQHFKALAEETGLQQCVYNIPGRTGKNVEPETIARLAELENITMVKEATGQMDQASQILGTTNLTLLSGDDSMTLPYMAVGGEGVISVVGNIVPRDMIALVNAAASGDMAAARAQHHKLFALCREMLGLATNPIPLKAAMEMLGRDTGEMRLPMTPLDDAGRVQLKQSLTAYGLL, encoded by the coding sequence ATGGCGACCAAGGGCAAGGACTTCGCAGGCCTTTCTGTAGCACTGGTGACCCCCTTCAAGCAGGGCGAGGTCGACTACGACACCTTCGGCGCCCAGATCGAGTTCCAGATCGAGGCCGGCACCACCTGCCTGGTCCCGGTCGGGACCACCGGCGAGTCGCCGACCCTCAGCCACGACGAGCACGACCGCGTCATCGACTTTGTCGTTCAGAAGGCGGCCGGCCGGATCAAAGTGATGCCGGGCGTCGGCTCGAATAGCACCGCCGAGGCCCTGCGGCTGACCAAGTCGGCCGAGAAAGCAGGCGCCGACGCCGCTCTGCAGGTCGCCCCGTACTACAACAAGCCGACCCAAGAGGGCTTCTACCAGCACTTCAAGGCGCTGGCCGAGGAGACCGGCCTGCAGCAGTGCGTCTACAACATCCCGGGACGCACCGGCAAGAACGTTGAGCCCGAGACCATCGCCCGGCTGGCGGAGCTCGAGAACATCACGATGGTCAAGGAAGCGACCGGCCAGATGGACCAGGCCTCGCAGATCCTGGGCACCACCAACCTGACGCTGCTCAGCGGCGACGACAGCATGACCCTGCCGTACATGGCGGTCGGCGGCGAGGGCGTTATCTCGGTGGTCGGCAACATCGTGCCGCGGGACATGATCGCGCTAGTCAACGCCGCCGCCAGCGGCGACATGGCCGCCGCCCGTGCGCAGCACCACAAGCTGTTCGCCCTCTGCCGCGAGATGCTCGGCCTGGCGACCAACCCGATCCCTCTCAAGGCCGCCATGGAAATGCTCGGCCGCGACACCGGCGAGATGCGGCTGCCGATGACCCCGCTCGACGACGCCGGACGCGTACAGCTCAAGCAGTCGCTGACCGCCTACGGCCTGCTGTAG
- a CDS encoding beta-RFAP synthase has translation MTTPLAVEVRAPSRLHFGLFSFNDPRCPLSYGGVGAMVDTPGVRLNVAVDDRVVVPDGPLAARVGELAERVLNQPGISINGCHAELEGEPRHHIGLGVGTQLGMSVAAGLFALSGRGSSSADQLAAASGRGQRSAIGAHGFCRGGLLIDGGHQRPGVLGSLAQREDLPNEWRFVLVIPIGETGLANESERRAFASLPAPSEATTRRLHQLAVAELAPAAAESDYERFAESLYDYGLTAGGCFGPVQGGPFATTAIERRVDLIRSLGFPGCGQSSWGPTVYALAPDEASAKRLVDLLGAEPAAERCELIVAAPCNTGAEVRPTYSRP, from the coding sequence ATGACGACTCCGCTCGCGGTTGAGGTCCGCGCCCCTAGCCGGCTGCACTTCGGCCTGTTCTCGTTCAACGACCCGCGCTGCCCGCTCAGCTACGGCGGCGTGGGGGCGATGGTCGACACGCCCGGGGTGCGATTGAACGTGGCGGTTGACGACCGCGTGGTAGTGCCAGACGGTCCGCTCGCCGCTCGCGTGGGCGAGCTGGCCGAGCGGGTGCTCAATCAGCCGGGCATCTCGATCAACGGCTGCCACGCCGAATTGGAGGGCGAACCCCGCCACCACATCGGCTTGGGGGTTGGGACCCAATTAGGGATGTCGGTCGCGGCGGGGTTGTTTGCCCTGTCGGGGCGAGGTTCTAGCTCCGCTGATCAGCTCGCCGCCGCCAGCGGCAGGGGGCAGCGGTCGGCGATCGGCGCCCACGGGTTCTGCCGCGGCGGGCTGCTGATTGACGGCGGGCACCAGCGGCCCGGCGTGCTCGGCTCGCTGGCCCAGCGGGAGGACCTGCCCAATGAATGGCGGTTCGTGCTGGTGATTCCCATCGGCGAGACCGGCCTCGCCAACGAGTCAGAGCGGCGGGCGTTCGCCAGCCTGCCGGCGCCTTCCGAGGCGACAACCCGTCGGCTGCACCAACTGGCGGTGGCCGAGCTGGCGCCCGCCGCTGCGGAGTCCGACTACGAACGCTTCGCCGAATCGCTGTACGACTACGGCCTGACCGCGGGCGGCTGTTTTGGGCCGGTCCAGGGCGGACCGTTCGCGACAACGGCGATCGAACGCCGCGTCGATCTCATCCGCTCGCTCGGCTTCCCGGGCTGCGGGCAATCGTCTTGGGGACCCACCGTTTACGCGTTGGCGCCGGACGAAGCATCGGCGAAACGGCTGGTTGATCTACTCGGCGCCGAGCCCGCGGCCGAGCGCTGCGAACTGATCGTCGCGGCTCCGTGCAACACGGGCGCGGAGGTCCGCCCGACCTACAGCAGGCCGTAG
- a CDS encoding DUF447 domain-containing protein yields MPPWPTDTDDAPSLPDGLLLECLVTTLDQDGAVHLAPMGPIVDARFERLLLRPYAPSRTLENLEWTGCGVLHITDDAALLARCAIGVLQAPPATHPTPDGRGAVLADACRWRQFEVEAFDAAPQPARVVGRLTSGATLRDFVGFNRAKHALIEAAILATRLDFLPHDEVLPQFTALESPVIKTGSHYELAAFREVQDFVNRRISGASS; encoded by the coding sequence ATGCCGCCCTGGCCGACCGACACCGACGACGCGCCCTCGCTGCCCGACGGCCTGCTGCTGGAGTGCCTGGTCACAACACTCGATCAAGACGGCGCAGTCCACTTGGCGCCGATGGGGCCAATCGTCGACGCCCGGTTCGAGCGGCTGCTGCTGCGGCCCTACGCCCCGTCGCGGACGCTGGAGAATCTCGAGTGGACCGGCTGCGGCGTGCTGCACATTACGGACGACGCCGCGCTGCTGGCCCGCTGCGCGATCGGCGTTCTGCAAGCGCCGCCTGCCACGCACCCGACGCCCGATGGCCGAGGCGCGGTGCTGGCCGATGCGTGCCGGTGGCGGCAGTTCGAGGTCGAGGCATTCGACGCCGCCCCGCAGCCGGCCCGGGTCGTCGGTCGACTCACGTCTGGGGCCACGCTCCGCGATTTCGTCGGCTTCAACCGTGCCAAGCACGCGTTGATTGAGGCCGCGATCCTCGCCACCCGGCTCGATTTCCTGCCGCACGATGAAGTGCTCCCGCAGTTTACCGCACTCGAATCGCCAGTCATCAAGACCGGCTCGCACTACGAGCTGGCTGCATTCCGAGAAGTCCAGGACTTCGTGAACCGAAGAATCAGCGGGGCTTCGTCATGA
- a CDS encoding anthranilate synthase component II: protein MILLIDNYDSFVHNLARYFRLLGCETVVVRNDALTVGEVRRLAPAAVVLSPGPCTPCEAGISVDLVRRLSGELPILGICLGHQAIVAAFGGEVTVAQRPLHGQATAVRHDDQGVFAGLPNPMPCGRYHSLIADPTSLPDALVPTAWTDDGVLMAVRHRGHPTVGLQFHPESILTERGLDLLRNFVSQTAARPTSIGRA from the coding sequence ATGATCCTGCTGATCGACAACTACGACAGCTTCGTGCACAACCTGGCCCGGTACTTCCGGCTGCTCGGCTGCGAGACCGTGGTCGTCCGGAACGACGCGCTGACCGTCGGCGAAGTGCGAAGGTTGGCGCCCGCCGCGGTGGTGCTCTCGCCCGGCCCGTGCACGCCCTGCGAAGCCGGTATCTCCGTCGATCTGGTCCGGCGATTGAGTGGCGAGCTGCCAATCCTGGGCATCTGCCTGGGGCACCAGGCGATCGTCGCGGCGTTTGGCGGCGAGGTCACGGTCGCCCAGCGGCCGCTGCACGGCCAGGCAACGGCGGTGCGGCACGACGATCAGGGAGTCTTCGCCGGTCTGCCGAACCCGATGCCGTGCGGCCGCTACCACTCGCTGATCGCCGATCCAACGAGCCTCCCCGACGCGCTCGTCCCGACCGCCTGGACCGACGACGGCGTGCTGATGGCGGTCCGTCACCGCGGGCACCCAACGGTCGGGCTGCAGTTCCACCCCGAGTCGATCTTGACCGAGCGGGGGCTCGACCTGCTGCGGAACTTTGTGAGCCAAACCGCGGCCCGCCCGACCTCAATTGGGAGGGCATAG
- the pabB gene encoding aminodeoxychorismate synthase component I, with translation MPPAPLQTTAEGACWLQQPLADAPTTLDVFAALRGLPGCVFFDSSMRDEQLGRYSYVAADPFAWITADGDTDGFGRVAEQLSPHSTATIPGLPPFQGGAAGYFGYELCHALETLPTARHSGLDTATMAVGLYDVVFAFDHFAQDLFVVSQGLPEHDSAARAERARGRLQSFWKLVEAGPPKFTGAPPDTAGVLDLPPQCPLQDQPGVTSDFTREGYLAAVQRSVDYIHAGDVFQVNLTQRLLAPLSELPSSYYLRLREQSPAPFAGYFDAGDAVLCSASPERFLRIDNRRVETRPIKGTRPRSADPAVDQRLAAELAGSVKDRAENTMIVDLLRNDLSRVCTDDSIEVPVLCGLESYQQVHHLVSVVEGRLRDDAEPLDVLKACFPGGSITGAPKVRAMEIIAELESSTRGPYCGSLAFIGFNGAMDSSILIRTAVASHGWLQMSVGGGVVADSVPADEYEETLQKAAGMLAALPRETR, from the coding sequence ATGCCGCCTGCCCCGCTACAAACCACCGCTGAGGGCGCCTGCTGGCTTCAGCAGCCCCTTGCCGATGCGCCCACGACGCTCGACGTGTTCGCCGCGCTACGCGGACTGCCTGGGTGTGTGTTTTTCGATAGCTCTATGCGCGACGAGCAGCTCGGTCGCTACTCCTACGTAGCCGCCGATCCGTTTGCGTGGATCACCGCCGACGGTGACACCGACGGGTTCGGACGCGTCGCCGAGCAGCTCTCTCCGCATTCCACCGCGACCATCCCCGGACTCCCGCCGTTCCAGGGGGGCGCAGCGGGCTACTTCGGCTACGAGCTTTGCCACGCCCTGGAAACCCTTCCCACGGCCAGGCACTCGGGGTTGGATACGGCAACTATGGCGGTGGGCCTGTACGATGTGGTGTTCGCGTTCGATCACTTCGCGCAGGACCTCTTTGTCGTCTCACAGGGCCTGCCCGAGCACGATTCCGCAGCCCGCGCCGAACGCGCGCGGGGGCGTTTGCAGTCGTTCTGGAAGCTGGTCGAGGCGGGGCCGCCCAAGTTCACCGGCGCACCGCCGGATACTGCGGGCGTGCTCGATCTCCCGCCGCAATGCCCTTTGCAAGACCAGCCTGGCGTCACCAGCGACTTCACACGGGAGGGGTACCTGGCCGCCGTGCAGCGGTCAGTCGACTACATCCACGCCGGCGATGTGTTTCAGGTCAACTTGACGCAGCGTCTGCTCGCCCCCCTCAGCGAGCTCCCGTCCTCCTACTACTTGCGGCTACGCGAGCAGAGCCCGGCGCCGTTTGCGGGGTACTTCGACGCCGGCGACGCCGTGCTGTGCAGCGCGTCGCCCGAGCGGTTCCTCCGGATCGACAACCGCCGGGTCGAGACCCGCCCCATCAAGGGAACCCGCCCCCGCTCTGCCGACCCCGCGGTCGATCAACGGCTGGCCGCCGAGCTGGCCGGCTCCGTCAAGGACCGGGCCGAGAACACGATGATTGTCGACCTGCTCCGCAACGACCTCTCGCGTGTTTGCACCGACGACTCGATTGAGGTCCCGGTGCTGTGCGGGCTCGAGTCGTACCAGCAGGTGCACCACCTGGTGTCGGTGGTGGAGGGGCGTCTGCGCGACGACGCCGAGCCACTCGACGTGCTCAAGGCGTGCTTCCCTGGCGGGTCGATCACCGGCGCGCCGAAGGTGCGGGCGATGGAGATCATCGCCGAGCTCGAGAGCTCCACCCGCGGCCCGTACTGTGGATCGCTGGCGTTCATCGGCTTCAACGGGGCGATGGACAGCAGTATCCTAATCCGTACCGCGGTGGCGTCGCACGGCTGGCTGCAGATGTCGGTTGGCGGCGGGGTGGTGGCCGACTCGGTCCCCGCCGACGAGTACGAGGAAACCCTGCAGAAGGCGGCCGGCATGCTGGCCGCCCTGCCCCGCGAGACGCGATGA
- a CDS encoding DUF6513 domain-containing protein, whose protein sequence is MPEHLHLVTGRLAEPSLRRVLATLSDELPLGYSVDVLPITVAALMTPDWIAKRVAAPAASSRVIVPGYCEGDLSPIQQATGKPVERGPRDLRDLPRFLGGTNRPPEYGAHRIEIIAEINHCPRLELAEIVRIGKRLAAEGADVIDIGCEPGGAWAGVGDAVRALRDAGLRVSIDSLNPQEIAPAVAADAELVLSVNSCNREAAADWGCEVIAIPDEPKSLAGLDETIDLLAKQGVPLRVDPILEPIGFGFAASLTRYADVRRRYPDAEMLMGIGNLTELTEVDSAGVNTLLLGFCEELGVRSVLTTQVIPWAATSVKECDLARRLVHHAVSQQTLPKHLDSGLVTLRGGQTTEIAPELLDQLASEIRDPNYRVFAAAGEIHLVGKQLHLHDRDPFVVFQQLLDAVQSGAVDRPIDASHAFYLGHELSKAATALALGKSYEQDESLDWGYLTQPESSHRLARYADRPRG, encoded by the coding sequence ATGCCTGAACATCTGCATCTCGTCACGGGCCGGTTGGCCGAACCGTCGCTGCGGCGGGTGCTGGCGACCCTGTCGGACGAGCTGCCGCTGGGTTACTCGGTGGACGTGCTGCCGATTACGGTCGCGGCGTTGATGACGCCCGACTGGATCGCCAAGCGGGTGGCGGCCCCGGCCGCCTCGAGCAGGGTCATCGTGCCCGGATACTGCGAGGGGGACCTGAGTCCGATTCAGCAAGCAACCGGCAAGCCCGTGGAGCGCGGCCCACGCGACCTGCGGGACCTGCCACGGTTCCTGGGGGGAACCAATCGCCCCCCCGAGTACGGCGCCCACCGCATCGAGATCATCGCCGAGATCAACCACTGCCCACGGCTCGAGCTGGCCGAGATCGTGCGGATCGGCAAGCGGCTCGCGGCAGAGGGCGCGGATGTCATCGATATTGGCTGCGAGCCAGGCGGCGCCTGGGCGGGCGTCGGCGACGCCGTGCGGGCGCTGCGTGACGCAGGCCTGCGGGTGTCGATCGACAGCCTGAACCCGCAAGAGATTGCCCCCGCCGTGGCGGCCGACGCCGAGCTCGTGCTGTCGGTAAACAGCTGCAACCGAGAAGCCGCGGCCGACTGGGGCTGCGAGGTGATCGCGATCCCCGACGAACCGAAATCGCTCGCCGGGCTCGACGAGACCATCGACTTGCTGGCCAAGCAGGGCGTGCCGCTGCGGGTCGACCCGATCCTCGAGCCGATCGGGTTCGGCTTCGCCGCGAGCCTCACCCGCTACGCCGACGTCCGCCGCCGGTACCCCGACGCCGAGATGCTGATGGGGATCGGCAACCTGACCGAGCTGACCGAGGTCGACTCGGCGGGCGTCAACACGCTGCTGCTCGGCTTTTGTGAAGAACTAGGGGTCCGCAGCGTGCTGACGACCCAGGTCATCCCGTGGGCGGCCACGAGCGTGAAGGAGTGCGACCTGGCCCGCCGACTCGTGCACCACGCGGTGTCGCAGCAGACGCTGCCAAAGCACCTCGACTCGGGATTGGTGACGCTCCGCGGCGGCCAGACAACAGAGATTGCGCCCGAGTTGCTCGACCAACTAGCCAGCGAGATCCGCGACCCCAACTACCGAGTGTTCGCCGCGGCGGGAGAGATTCACCTGGTCGGCAAGCAGCTCCACCTGCACGACCGCGACCCGTTTGTGGTGTTCCAGCAGCTGCTCGACGCGGTGCAGTCGGGCGCGGTCGACCGGCCGATCGACGCAAGCCACGCGTTCTACCTGGGCCACGAACTCTCCAAGGCGGCCACCGCGCTCGCCCTCGGCAAGTCGTACGAGCAGGACGAATCGCTCGACTGGGGGTACCTGACGCAGCCGGAGTCGAGCCACCGACTCGCCCGGTACGCCGACCGCCCTCGGGGTTGA
- a CDS encoding SDR family NAD(P)-dependent oxidoreductase, which translates to MAEPTAPLAQTLAGKTAAVTGASSGIGRAVALALGGLGADLVIQARRNAAGLDETAAALRALGRDCHCLLGDLSEPAACGRLASDSWAWRPIDIWVQNAGADVLTGEAAQMPFAEKLDLLYQTDVRGGMLTCREVGKRMQQRGEGVILTVGWDQAETGMAGDSGEMFAAIKGAVMAFTRSLAKSLAPQVRVNCLAPGWIQTKWGETAPDYWQDRARLESLLERWGAPDDVAAAAAYLASPQAAFVTGQVLNINGGFAGSADS; encoded by the coding sequence ATGGCCGAACCGACCGCCCCCCTAGCTCAGACGCTCGCCGGAAAAACGGCGGCGGTTACCGGCGCCTCGTCGGGGATTGGTCGAGCGGTTGCCTTAGCGCTGGGCGGCCTGGGGGCGGACCTGGTGATCCAGGCCCGACGCAACGCGGCCGGCCTCGATGAAACCGCCGCCGCCCTGCGGGCGCTGGGGCGGGACTGCCACTGCCTGCTGGGCGACCTGTCCGAGCCGGCGGCCTGCGGGCGGCTGGCGTCCGACTCGTGGGCCTGGCGGCCGATCGACATCTGGGTGCAGAACGCGGGGGCTGATGTGCTGACCGGCGAGGCCGCCCAGATGCCGTTCGCCGAGAAGCTGGACCTGCTCTACCAGACGGACGTTCGCGGCGGCATGCTCACCTGCCGTGAGGTCGGCAAGCGGATGCAGCAGCGCGGCGAGGGCGTCATCCTCACAGTCGGCTGGGACCAGGCCGAGACCGGCATGGCCGGCGACAGCGGCGAGATGTTCGCCGCCATCAAGGGCGCCGTGATGGCCTTCACCCGCAGCCTGGCAAAGTCGCTCGCCCCCCAGGTCCGGGTCAACTGCTTGGCGCCGGGCTGGATCCAGACCAAGTGGGGCGAGACCGCCCCCGACTACTGGCAGGACCGCGCCCGCCTCGAGTCGCTACTCGAGCGTTGGGGCGCCCCCGACGACGTCGCCGCGGCCGCCGCCTACCTGGCGTCGCCGCAAGCGGCGTTTGTCACCGGTCAGGTGCTGAACATCAACGGCGGTTTCGCCGGCTCCGCCGACTCCTAA
- a CDS encoding ACP S-malonyltransferase, giving the protein MTTPLETLLPRSALAFRGYNTTNLGRTPELIERPAYREILTRRLDEVSHIASDELQRSVDLVDRVVCRRPTGFDDYADSVALIYAVELGHVDLLREVHGLDIGQAQMAYGYSLGEVVALAAAGATPQSEAIRAPLAMATDCAALAEDVTMGVVFSRKLAISEVEAHRLCADITSEGHGVIAVSAVLSPNTLIVLGQDNTLDRFRAEMKVLSPSRVYLRQNDSKWPPLHTPIVRQRCVPDRASVMIQTMRADASVARPPVFSLVTGRMTASEPSLHELLRAWIDHPQRLWDAVCVTLSSNVRGVIHIGPEPNLIPATFKRLSDNVTQQTSGTTVSGLSMRALKQLAGRPWLASIVPQRASLLRAAEVEHVILEDWLLENSPD; this is encoded by the coding sequence ATGACGACTCCTCTCGAAACGCTGCTCCCGCGGTCGGCGCTAGCCTTCCGCGGCTACAACACGACCAACCTGGGTCGCACGCCGGAATTGATCGAGCGACCGGCCTACCGGGAGATCCTCACACGCCGCTTGGATGAGGTAAGCCACATCGCCAGCGACGAGCTGCAGCGGTCGGTCGACCTTGTCGACCGCGTGGTCTGCCGCAGGCCGACCGGGTTTGACGACTACGCCGATTCCGTGGCGTTGATCTACGCGGTGGAGCTTGGTCATGTCGACCTGCTCCGCGAGGTGCACGGGCTCGATATTGGGCAGGCGCAGATGGCCTACGGTTACAGCCTGGGCGAGGTGGTCGCGTTGGCGGCCGCCGGGGCGACTCCCCAGAGTGAGGCGATCCGCGCCCCACTAGCGATGGCCACCGACTGCGCCGCTCTGGCGGAGGACGTCACCATGGGGGTGGTGTTCTCGCGGAAGCTCGCCATCAGCGAGGTCGAGGCCCACCGCCTGTGCGCCGACATCACCTCCGAGGGGCACGGCGTGATTGCCGTCTCCGCGGTGCTGTCGCCCAATACGCTGATCGTCCTCGGGCAGGACAACACGCTCGATCGGTTCCGCGCCGAGATGAAGGTGCTCAGCCCGTCGCGGGTGTACTTGCGGCAGAACGACTCCAAGTGGCCGCCGCTGCACACCCCTATTGTCCGGCAGCGCTGCGTCCCCGACCGGGCCTCCGTGATGATCCAGACGATGCGGGCCGACGCGTCCGTCGCCCGGCCGCCGGTGTTCTCGCTAGTCACCGGTCGGATGACCGCCAGCGAGCCGAGCCTGCACGAACTGCTCCGCGCATGGATCGACCACCCGCAGCGGCTGTGGGACGCGGTCTGCGTCACGCTGAGCTCGAACGTGCGGGGCGTGATCCACATCGGCCCGGAGCCCAACCTGATCCCCGCAACCTTCAAGCGGCTGTCGGACAACGTCACGCAGCAGACCTCGGGGACGACGGTCTCGGGGCTCAGCATGCGGGCGCTGAAGCAGCTCGCCGGCCGGCCGTGGCTGGCGTCGATCGTGCCGCAGCGGGCGTCGCTGCTCCGCGCGGCCGAGGTCGAGCACGTGATCCTCGAGGACTGGCTGCTCGAAAACTCGCCCGATTGA
- a CDS encoding CBS domain-containing protein, whose product MLTTAQIMTTDVVTISSTATIQDAIELLVRRRISGLPVIGPTGQLVGIITEFALLAMAYDQDLQDDPIERHMTRDVITVDSSDSISRATDLFILHRVRRLPVVEGGRLVGLLSRHDILNALISERAPVCTA is encoded by the coding sequence ATGCTGACCACCGCTCAGATTATGACGACCGACGTGGTCACCATTTCGTCGACGGCGACCATCCAGGACGCCATCGAGTTGCTGGTGCGTCGGCGCATCAGCGGCCTGCCGGTGATCGGTCCGACGGGTCAGCTGGTCGGCATCATTACGGAGTTCGCGCTGTTGGCGATGGCCTACGACCAGGATCTCCAGGACGACCCGATCGAGCGTCACATGACGCGCGACGTGATCACGGTCGACTCGAGCGACTCGATTAGCCGGGCGACCGACCTGTTTATCCTGCACCGCGTCCGCCGTCTGCCGGTTGTCGAGGGGGGACGCCTTGTCGGGCTGCTGTCACGCCACGACATCCTCAACGCGCTGATCTCGGAGCGGGCGCCCGTGTGCACGGCGTGA
- a CDS encoding response regulator — protein MQDKPINVLLIEEEPMLREITSFRLELLGYRVECVESAEQALDRLSGELPDLMIVGHFLPGMSGIELIDRVSNDIRTSSVPVMLLSPNADLDHVQRAYTAGAKEYLVAPYDPMVLQDKIHKLASRRPTAT, from the coding sequence ATGCAAGACAAACCCATCAATGTGCTGCTCATCGAAGAGGAGCCGATGCTGCGCGAGATCACCTCGTTCAGGCTCGAGCTGCTCGGCTACCGGGTCGAGTGCGTCGAGTCGGCCGAGCAGGCATTGGACCGACTCTCCGGCGAGCTGCCCGACCTGATGATCGTGGGCCACTTCCTGCCGGGGATGAGCGGCATCGAGCTGATCGACCGCGTCAGCAACGACATCCGCACCAGCTCGGTGCCGGTGATGCTGCTCTCGCCCAACGCGGACCTCGACCACGTGCAACGCGCCTACACCGCGGGCGCCAAGGAGTATCTTGTCGCGCCCTACGACCCCATGGTGCTGCAGGACAAGATCCACAAGCTCGCCTCGCGCAGGCCCACGGCCACCTAG